A single region of the Yersinia entomophaga genome encodes:
- a CDS encoding LysR family transcriptional regulator has protein sequence MSNIASLKQLEILVKIVECGGLSEAAAQLNISPSAVSKSLSHLESQLGTMLLKRTTRSLTLTDAGKYLYHRATKLLLDFDESLNTTAGFYNHPQGELRLTCSIAFGYSHLITLVNKYRERYPDVELYIDLNDNFVNLNESNFDIAIRVASTPPDNYSLRKLSTIHWAYCASPTYLEKMGTPTSVQQLSDHQCLLYPGLTPVLKDTDESGSAHLLKLRSPIQANSSLVLLKAVLEHQGVAYLPTYLLGDAIQRGEITPLALDGEITHATHGLYALYFPSRYSNPKVRSFIDYLVETLQPVPVWDNWITRRP, from the coding sequence ATGAGTAATATCGCATCGCTAAAACAGCTGGAAATACTGGTCAAGATCGTTGAGTGTGGTGGGCTGTCTGAAGCCGCAGCTCAGCTGAACATCTCGCCTTCTGCGGTCAGCAAGAGTCTGTCTCATCTGGAATCACAGCTGGGCACTATGCTGCTAAAAAGAACGACGCGTAGCCTGACGTTAACCGACGCGGGGAAATATCTTTATCATCGGGCAACTAAATTATTATTAGATTTTGACGAATCTCTTAATACTACCGCTGGATTTTATAACCACCCGCAGGGTGAATTACGCCTCACCTGTTCAATTGCCTTTGGTTATTCTCACCTCATCACTTTGGTTAATAAATATCGAGAGCGTTACCCCGATGTTGAGTTATATATAGATCTAAACGATAACTTTGTTAATTTAAATGAGAGTAACTTTGATATCGCTATTCGCGTTGCATCAACTCCGCCAGATAATTATTCGTTAAGAAAACTGTCGACTATCCACTGGGCTTATTGCGCTAGCCCCACTTATCTGGAAAAAATGGGGACACCAACTTCCGTCCAACAATTATCAGACCATCAGTGTTTGTTATATCCCGGTTTGACACCGGTATTAAAAGATACCGACGAAAGCGGCAGCGCTCATTTACTTAAGTTACGCTCACCGATTCAGGCAAATAGCAGCCTGGTATTGCTGAAAGCGGTGCTGGAACATCAGGGTGTTGCCTATTTGCCGACTTATTTACTCGGCGATGCTATTCAACGAGGTGAAATTACTCCTCTGGCGCTTGATGGGGAAATAACCCACGCGACTCATGGCCTGTATGCCTTGTATTTCCCCAGCCGTTATAGCAATCCCAAGGTTCGTTCTTTTATTGATTATCTGGTGGAAACTTTGCAGCCCGTACCGGTATGGGATAATTGGATCACCCGAAGGCCCTGA
- the yhjD gene encoding inner membrane protein YhjD: MPNSFKDNQTSSSADTDSQQSKTAPLSAGIENGKKAISVLTRLGNRIKTYPSVAHIIRATDRFNDRLGSQFGAAITYFSFLSLIPILMVSFATVGFVLASNPDLLAELINKIVNSISDPSLAATLKNTVNTAIQQRTTVGLTGLAIALYSGISWMGNLREAIRAQSRDVWERNPQDLEKFYVRYTRDFISLTGLVLALIITLSLTSIAGSAQSVIVNALGLGDIEWLRPAMTLIALSISIAANYLLFLWIFWILPRHKPKKKALLRGTLIAAIGFEIIKFIMTMMLPRLASSPSGAAFGSVIGLMAFFYFFARLTLFCAAWIATAKYKDDETLPERHA; the protein is encoded by the coding sequence ATGCCGAACTCATTCAAGGATAATCAGACTTCATCCAGCGCAGATACTGATTCGCAGCAGAGCAAAACAGCGCCGTTAAGTGCAGGAATTGAAAACGGAAAAAAAGCTATTTCCGTATTAACCCGTCTTGGCAATCGGATTAAAACCTATCCCAGTGTTGCGCATATTATTCGCGCTACCGATCGCTTTAACGATCGATTAGGCAGCCAGTTTGGCGCTGCAATCACTTATTTTTCCTTTTTATCGCTCATTCCCATTTTGATGGTTTCTTTCGCCACCGTGGGTTTTGTATTGGCATCTAATCCAGATTTGCTGGCCGAGTTGATCAATAAGATCGTGAATAGCATCAGCGATCCCAGCCTGGCTGCTACCTTGAAAAATACGGTAAATACCGCTATTCAGCAGCGTACTACCGTTGGATTAACCGGTTTAGCCATTGCGCTTTATTCCGGTATCAGTTGGATGGGAAATTTACGAGAAGCAATTCGCGCTCAGTCCAGAGACGTTTGGGAGCGTAATCCGCAGGATCTGGAAAAATTTTATGTGCGCTACACCCGTGATTTTATTTCGCTTACCGGTTTGGTGCTGGCGCTGATTATTACTCTCTCTCTTACATCAATTGCCGGTTCTGCGCAGTCTGTGATTGTGAATGCGTTAGGGCTGGGTGATATTGAATGGCTACGACCGGCCATGACGCTAATTGCGCTGTCTATTTCCATCGCCGCGAACTATTTATTGTTCTTATGGATATTCTGGATTTTGCCGCGTCATAAACCAAAAAAGAAGGCCTTGCTGCGGGGAACTCTTATTGCCGCTATCGGCTTCGAAATCATTAAATTCATTATGACCATGATGCTTCCGCGTCTTGCCAGCTCGCCTTCGGGCGCGGCTTTCGGTTCGGTCATCGGGCTAATGGCTTTCTTCTATTTCTTCGCGCGTTTAACCTTATTTTGCGCCGCCTGGATCGCCACGGCGAAATATAAGGATGACGAAACCTTGCCTGAACGCCATGCCTAA
- a CDS encoding CDP-diacylglycerol diphosphatase: MPLLSYRRWIALGVLVLIAAIAVYALQPKIGNPDALWQIVSQQCVPHQRQLNSPQPCAEVNTQAGFAVYKDRNGPLQYLLIPTEKITGIESPELLSAATPNYFALAWQARDYMALKYGHPIDNQNISLAVNSELGRSQNQLHIHISCLSPKVKKALADQSDSFRPSWQPLPKGLLGHDYLARQITPSELQEQGAFRLLASGVQGAAENMGKYGLAMTSLPNGDFLLLTTKRDLTGLNLASVESIQDHSCSVLPVPPH, encoded by the coding sequence ATGCCACTTTTATCTTATCGTCGATGGATTGCTTTGGGCGTATTGGTACTGATCGCCGCCATTGCGGTGTATGCGCTGCAACCCAAAATCGGGAATCCAGATGCTCTGTGGCAAATTGTTAGCCAACAGTGCGTTCCCCATCAGCGCCAGCTGAATTCCCCTCAACCTTGCGCCGAAGTGAATACTCAGGCCGGTTTTGCGGTGTACAAAGACCGTAACGGACCGCTGCAATACTTGTTAATACCAACTGAAAAAATTACCGGTATCGAAAGCCCCGAGTTGTTATCCGCAGCAACGCCTAACTATTTTGCTCTGGCATGGCAAGCCAGGGATTACATGGCGCTAAAATACGGTCATCCTATTGATAATCAAAATATCTCTCTGGCGGTGAATTCAGAATTGGGCCGCAGTCAAAATCAGCTGCATATTCATATTTCCTGCCTATCACCGAAAGTGAAAAAAGCGCTGGCAGATCAAAGCGATTCGTTCCGCCCAAGCTGGCAGCCATTGCCGAAAGGATTGCTCGGTCATGATTATCTGGCAAGGCAAATCACCCCCAGTGAACTCCAGGAACAAGGCGCGTTCCGCCTGCTAGCCAGCGGCGTACAGGGCGCTGCGGAAAATATGGGCAAATACGGCTTAGCCATGACCTCTCTGCCCAACGGCGATTTCTTACTATTAACCACGAAACGCGATTTGACCGGCCTGAATCTTGCCTCGGTCGAGAGTATCCAGGACCACAGTTGCAGCGTGCTGCCCGTGCCTCCTCACTAA